One Clostridium novyi NT genomic window carries:
- the ychF gene encoding redox-regulated ATPase YchF — translation MKLGIVGLPNVGKSTLFNAITKAGAESANYPFCTIEPNVGVVAVPDKRLDVLEKMYDTKKKVYATVEFYDIAGLVKGASKGEGLGNKFLSHIREVEAIVHVVRCFNDDNIVHVEGSIDPIRDIETINLELILADLEVIERRYEKTARSARSGVKEAKAELPVLEKVKEHLEANKPVRSLELTKEEQEIVKGFFLITSKPILYVSNICEDDLVSGNTENEFVKKVKEYAKEEDSEVITVCAKIEEELSTLEDEERDELLSEYGLTEPGLNRLIRSSYSLLGLMSFLTAGKIEVRAWTIVKGTKAPKAAGKIHTDIERGFIRAEIVSYDDLVECGSEAAAKEKGLYRLEGKDYVMQDGDIVNFRFNV, via the coding sequence ATGAAATTAGGAATTGTAGGTTTACCAAATGTTGGTAAAAGCACCCTATTTAATGCCATAACAAAAGCAGGAGCTGAATCAGCTAACTACCCATTTTGTACTATAGAACCAAATGTAGGAGTTGTAGCTGTCCCAGATAAAAGACTAGACGTGCTTGAAAAAATGTATGACACAAAGAAGAAAGTATATGCAACAGTAGAATTTTATGATATTGCCGGACTTGTTAAAGGTGCTAGTAAAGGTGAAGGACTTGGAAATAAGTTCTTATCTCATATAAGAGAAGTTGAAGCCATAGTACACGTTGTAAGATGCTTTAACGATGATAACATAGTACACGTTGAAGGTTCAATCGATCCTATTCGTGACATTGAAACAATTAATCTTGAACTTATACTTGCAGACCTTGAAGTTATTGAAAGAAGATATGAAAAAACAGCTAGATCAGCTCGTAGTGGAGTTAAGGAAGCTAAAGCAGAACTTCCAGTTCTTGAAAAAGTTAAAGAGCATCTTGAAGCTAATAAACCTGTTAGAAGTCTTGAACTTACTAAAGAAGAACAAGAAATCGTTAAAGGATTCTTCTTAATCACTTCAAAACCTATATTATATGTATCAAATATATGTGAAGATGATCTTGTATCTGGAAACACTGAAAATGAATTTGTTAAAAAGGTTAAAGAATACGCTAAAGAAGAAGACTCTGAAGTTATAACTGTATGTGCTAAAATCGAAGAAGAACTATCTACTTTAGAAGATGAAGAAAGAGATGAATTATTATCTGAATATGGTCTTACAGAACCAGGACTTAATAGACTAATTCGTTCTAGTTACTCTCTTTTAGGACTTATGAGTTTCTTAACAGCTGGTAAAATAGAAGTAAGAGCTTGGACTATAGTTAAGGGAACAAAAGCTCCAAAAGCTGCTGGTAAGATTCACACTGATATTGAAAGAGGATTTATAAGAGCAGAAATTGTATCTTATGATGATCTTGTAGAATGTGGTTCCGAAGCTGCTGCTAAGGAAAAAGGATTATATAGACTTGAAGGTAAAGACTATGTAATGCAAGATGGAGATATTGTTAACTTTAGATTTAACGTTTAA
- a CDS encoding UDP-N-acetylmuramoyl-L-alanyl-D-glutamate--2,6-diaminopimelate ligase gives MKVNELLKGLEYEILNGDLELEVSSIEYDSRKISENDVFVAIEGFNVDGHKFIEKAINEGAKVIVCSKEIEIKKGITYIKVENTRKALAIMASNLYNNPSKDIKLIGITGTNGKTTSTYMIKSILESAGHSTGLIGTISNFIGNEKIKAERTTPESLELHEMFKKMKDKNIEYCVMEVSSHSLSLDRVYGLEFSQGIFTNLTQDHLDFHKTFENYYRAKLSMFDNAKNSIINIDDTYGERILNDVPDSSNKITYSTEKKADLFAKDIVNHARGAEFVLCYKDKETHINLSIPGIYNVYNALCSAGACLSEGISMEDVKKGLESVVVPGRCENATKDYDLGFDVIIDYAHTPDGLENILETARDFTKGRLISVFGCGGDRDKTKRPIMGKIGSDMSDIAIITSDNPRTEEPSQIIKDVVEGIKKDNYIVVENRKEAIKKAIEIAKQGDVIVVAGKGHEDYQILKDKTIHFDERELIADIIKELF, from the coding sequence GTGAAAGTTAATGAATTATTAAAAGGGTTAGAATATGAAATTTTAAATGGAGACTTAGAACTAGAAGTAAGTAGCATTGAGTATGATTCAAGAAAGATATCAGAAAATGATGTTTTTGTTGCTATTGAAGGATTTAACGTTGATGGACACAAATTTATAGAAAAAGCTATAAATGAAGGTGCAAAGGTTATAGTATGTAGTAAGGAAATAGAAATAAAAAAAGGGATAACATATATAAAGGTTGAAAACACAAGAAAAGCATTGGCTATAATGGCATCTAATTTATACAATAATCCATCAAAGGATATAAAGTTAATAGGAATTACAGGAACAAATGGTAAAACCACATCTACATATATGATAAAATCAATTTTAGAATCAGCAGGACACAGTACGGGACTTATAGGAACTATATCAAACTTTATTGGAAATGAAAAAATAAAAGCAGAAAGAACAACACCAGAGTCACTTGAACTTCATGAAATGTTTAAAAAAATGAAGGATAAAAATATAGAATATTGTGTCATGGAAGTTTCATCTCATTCTTTAAGTCTAGATAGAGTTTATGGACTTGAATTTTCGCAAGGAATTTTTACTAATCTAACTCAAGATCATCTTGATTTTCATAAAACTTTTGAAAATTACTACAGAGCAAAATTATCCATGTTTGATAATGCTAAAAATTCAATAATAAATATAGATGATACTTATGGAGAAAGAATACTAAATGATGTTCCAGATAGTAGTAATAAAATAACTTACTCCACTGAAAAAAAAGCAGATCTATTTGCAAAGGATATAGTTAATCATGCAAGAGGTGCGGAATTTGTTTTATGCTATAAAGATAAAGAAACTCATATTAATCTAAGCATACCTGGTATATACAATGTTTATAATGCATTATGCAGTGCAGGAGCTTGTCTTTCGGAAGGAATATCTATGGAGGATGTAAAAAAAGGACTTGAAAGTGTAGTAGTACCAGGAAGATGTGAAAATGCTACTAAAGATTATGATTTAGGTTTTGATGTTATAATTGATTATGCGCACACTCCAGATGGATTAGAAAATATACTTGAAACTGCAAGAGACTTTACAAAAGGAAGACTTATAAGTGTATTTGGATGTGGTGGAGATAGAGATAAAACTAAAAGACCTATTATGGGTAAAATAGGATCTGATATGTCAGACATTGCAATAATAACTTCAGATAATCCAAGAACAGAAGAGCCAAGTCAAATCATAAAAGATGTTGTAGAAGGAATTAAAAAAGACAACTATATTGTGGTTGAAAATAGAAAAGAAGCTATAAAAAAAGCTATTGAAATTGCAAAACAAGGTGATGTAATAGTAGTTGCAGGAAAAGGTCATGAAGATTATCAAATATTAAAAGATAAGACAATACATTTTGATGAAAGAGAATTAATAGCTGACATAATAAAGGAGTTGTTTTAA
- the rsmH gene encoding 16S rRNA (cytosine(1402)-N(4))-methyltransferase RsmH — protein MNFNHVPVLLEETIDSLNIKEDGIYVDCTLGGAGHSSEILKKLSKKGRLIGIDQDINAIKAAKERLKDYENVTYVHNNFYNLASILDELNVDKVDGILMDLGVSSYQLDTPERGFSYMKDAMLDMRMNTENGISAYDVVNGYSEDDLFRIIKDYGEERFSRKIAKAIVKERNEKPVETTLELVKIIKDVIPMKFQQGGHPAKKTFQAIRIEVNHELEILNKTVEDGVNYLNPNGRISVITFHSLEDRIIKTKFKELENPCTCPKEFPICVCGKKPVVKVVTRKPIEPNEFERENNSRSRSSKLRVAQKI, from the coding sequence ATGAATTTTAATCATGTACCTGTATTACTAGAGGAAACTATAGATTCATTGAACATAAAGGAAGATGGAATCTATGTTGACTGTACACTTGGAGGGGCAGGTCACTCTAGCGAAATATTAAAAAAATTATCGAAAAAAGGAAGACTAATAGGCATAGATCAAGATATAAATGCTATAAAGGCAGCTAAAGAAAGATTGAAAGATTATGAAAATGTTACTTATGTACATAACAATTTTTATAATTTAGCAAGTATTTTAGATGAACTAAATGTAGATAAAGTAGATGGAATCCTAATGGATCTTGGAGTATCATCCTATCAATTAGATACACCTGAGAGAGGATTTAGCTACATGAAGGATGCTATGTTAGATATGAGAATGAATACAGAAAATGGTATATCAGCTTATGATGTAGTAAATGGATATTCAGAAGATGATTTATTTAGAATAATAAAAGACTATGGAGAAGAAAGATTTTCAAGAAAAATAGCTAAAGCTATAGTTAAAGAGAGAAATGAAAAACCTGTTGAAACCACATTAGAATTAGTGAAAATTATAAAAGATGTTATTCCAATGAAATTTCAGCAAGGAGGGCATCCAGCTAAAAAGACTTTTCAAGCTATAAGAATAGAAGTTAATCACGAACTTGAAATATTAAATAAAACTGTAGAAGACGGGGTTAACTACTTAAATCCAAATGGAAGGATTTCAGTTATTACTTTCCATTCTTTAGAAGATAGAATCATAAAAACTAAATTCAAGGAATTAGAAAATCCATGTACTTGTCCTAAAGAATTTCCAATATGTGTTTGTGGTAAAAAACCGGTTGTAAAGGTTGTAACAAGAAAGCCAATAGAACCAAATGAATTTGAAAGAGAAAATAATTCAAGAAGTAGAAGCTCAAAATTGAGAGTGGCACAAAAAATTTAG
- the spoVE gene encoding stage V sporulation protein E has translation MENPKKKLGKVDFILFITIMLLVSIGVIMVYSASSYASLHNKNYNYDSMYFLKKQGLWAFIGLICMVVAEKTDYHKLRKNIKPLIIVTIILLCAVFAFPGNHGARRWIYLPGGASIQPSEIAKYVVVLYMANSIEQKGEKMKTFKYGVFPYLIVSGFFAGMVLLEKNLSIASVIMIVTLIILFASGCRGKHIAFVFGLIGVAGSIFTVFESYRLRRLVSFLNPWADPRGDGYQLIQSLLALGSGGVMGMGLGRSRQKCYYIPEPHNDFIFSIIGEELGLIGCLVVIALFILFMFRGIRTAVRAKDVFGTVLATGITGVIAIQAIINIAVVTGSMPVTGVPLPFISYGGSSLVFNLIAMGVLLNISRQSN, from the coding sequence ATGGAGAACCCAAAAAAGAAACTGGGTAAAGTTGATTTTATATTGTTTATTACAATAATGTTACTTGTATCTATTGGGGTAATTATGGTTTATAGTGCTAGTTCTTATGCTTCCCTACATAATAAAAACTATAATTATGATAGTATGTATTTTTTAAAGAAACAAGGATTGTGGGCTTTTATTGGATTGATTTGTATGGTGGTAGCTGAAAAAACAGATTATCATAAATTAAGAAAGAATATAAAGCCACTTATTATTGTAACTATAATTTTGCTATGTGCTGTTTTTGCATTCCCAGGTAATCATGGTGCTAGAAGATGGATTTACCTTCCAGGAGGAGCCTCTATTCAGCCATCAGAAATAGCTAAATATGTTGTTGTTCTTTATATGGCAAATAGTATAGAACAAAAGGGAGAAAAAATGAAAACTTTTAAATATGGGGTTTTTCCATATTTAATAGTATCAGGTTTTTTTGCAGGTATGGTATTGCTTGAAAAAAATCTTAGTATAGCATCCGTTATAATGATTGTTACACTTATTATTTTATTTGCTTCTGGATGTAGGGGAAAACATATAGCTTTTGTATTTGGTTTAATTGGTGTTGCAGGAAGTATATTTACGGTATTTGAGTCATATAGACTTAGAAGACTTGTAAGCTTCCTAAATCCATGGGCAGATCCAAGAGGTGATGGATATCAGCTTATACAGTCTCTTTTAGCATTAGGATCAGGTGGAGTTATGGGAATGGGGCTTGGTCGTTCAAGACAAAAGTGTTATTACATACCGGAGCCACATAATGACTTTATATTTTCCATTATAGGAGAAGAATTAGGATTAATAGGATGTCTTGTTGTTATAGCTTTATTCATATTATTTATGTTTAGAGGTATAAGAACAGCAGTTAGGGCAAAAGATGTCTTTGGAACTGTACTTGCAACAGGAATTACAGGGGTAATTGCAATTCAAGCAATTATAAATATTGCTGTTGTAACTGGATCAATGCCAGTTACAGGTGTACCTTTACCCTTTATAAGTTATGGAGGTTCATCTCTTGTATTTAACTTAATAGCTATGGGAGTACTTCTTAATATATCAAGGCAAAGTAATTAA
- the mraY gene encoding phospho-N-acetylmuramoyl-pentapeptide-transferase, whose translation MSLMIYSVLVAFVVSLIQGPILIPLLHKFKFGQNIRSEGPESHKKKSGTPTMGGVIFIISSVITVFVVSRHPSFETKLAIFAFVAFGIIGLIDDSLKIIHKENEGLKAYQKMILLLIVSSIIGFYAYNNPRIGSEIIVPFVHKTWNLGMFYIPFIIFYFAATTNAVNLTDGLDGLATSITLLVMTFFAVVSYATGNYNLAVFCSIVAGALLGFLKYNAYPAQVFMGDTGSLALGGVVGAVAMMLKLPLIVIIVGGIYLAEALSVILQVGSFKLRGKRIFKMSPIHHHFELSGWHETKIVSIFSIITVILCLIGFLSLIKMNGFSL comes from the coding sequence ATGAGTTTAATGATTTATTCAGTATTAGTAGCATTTGTTGTATCTTTAATTCAAGGACCAATACTAATACCATTATTACACAAATTTAAATTTGGTCAAAATATAAGAAGTGAGGGACCTGAAAGCCATAAGAAAAAATCTGGAACTCCTACTATGGGAGGAGTAATATTTATTATTTCAAGTGTAATCACAGTATTTGTGGTTTCAAGACATCCAAGTTTTGAAACTAAACTTGCTATATTTGCTTTTGTAGCATTTGGTATTATAGGATTAATAGATGATTCACTTAAAATAATACATAAAGAAAATGAGGGTTTAAAGGCTTACCAAAAGATGATATTATTATTAATTGTATCTTCTATAATAGGTTTTTATGCTTATAATAATCCTAGAATAGGAAGTGAAATAATAGTACCATTTGTTCATAAAACATGGAATCTTGGAATGTTTTATATACCATTTATAATTTTCTATTTTGCAGCTACAACAAATGCTGTAAATTTAACTGATGGATTAGATGGTCTTGCAACAAGTATAACTTTACTTGTTATGACTTTCTTTGCAGTAGTGAGTTATGCTACAGGAAATTATAATTTAGCAGTATTTTGTTCAATTGTGGCAGGTGCGCTTTTAGGATTTTTAAAGTACAATGCGTATCCAGCACAAGTTTTCATGGGAGATACTGGTTCATTAGCTTTAGGTGGTGTTGTTGGAGCTGTTGCAATGATGCTTAAATTACCTTTAATAGTTATAATTGTTGGAGGAATTTATCTTGCAGAAGCACTATCTGTAATACTTCAAGTTGGATCTTTTAAATTAAGAGGTAAGAGAATATTTAAAATGAGTCCAATACATCATCACTTTGAATTAAGTGGATGGCATGAAACTAAAATAGTATCTATTTTTTCAATAATTACAGTGATACTTTGTTTAATAGGTTTCTTGTCATTAATTAAGATGAATGGTTTTTCCCTATAA
- a CDS encoding cell division protein FtsQ/DivIB, translated as MATNLRVKKNKEPNELILRRRKRKRIKKSVITIVLLGAIITTLCLKLPYFAIKDIEVINNRNISAKEIKDLSTLNLGENIFYLNLNKIKESILSNSYILSVDVKRELPDHIKIYVKERNAVFYVKQGDKYLIIDKEGIVLEEKATIDGMKLIKLDGFEKNPYKVGEHIETKDERKLKLIGEITDLINRLKEGIPEPSVVDISDITNINLYYGDILIKMGMKENLEEKYNKAINILMSNNLIGKKGYIDISFNGDPVFSIMN; from the coding sequence ATGGCTACAAATTTAAGAGTAAAGAAAAATAAAGAACCAAATGAATTAATATTAAGAAGGAGAAAAAGGAAAAGAATAAAAAAATCAGTAATAACTATTGTTCTGTTAGGGGCTATAATTACTACGCTTTGTTTAAAATTACCGTACTTTGCCATAAAGGATATTGAAGTTATAAATAATAGAAACATAAGTGCAAAAGAAATAAAAGATCTTTCAACATTGAATTTAGGAGAAAATATATTTTATTTAAACTTAAATAAAATAAAAGAATCCATTCTTTCAAATTCATATATATTAAGTGTTGATGTAAAAAGAGAATTACCTGATCATATAAAAATTTATGTAAAAGAAAGAAATGCTGTTTTTTATGTAAAGCAAGGGGATAAGTATTTAATTATAGACAAAGAAGGTATTGTATTAGAAGAAAAGGCCACAATTGATGGAATGAAGCTTATTAAGTTAGATGGCTTTGAGAAAAATCCTTATAAAGTAGGAGAGCACATAGAAACTAAAGATGAAAGAAAGTTAAAACTTATAGGAGAAATTACAGATTTAATAAATAGATTAAAGGAAGGAATTCCAGAACCATCTGTAGTAGATATATCAGATATTACCAATATAAACTTATATTATGGAGATATACTAATAAAAATGGGAATGAAAGAAAATTTAGAAGAAAAATATAATAAGGCTATTAATATTTTAATGAGTAATAATTTAATAGGTAAAAAGGGATATATAGATATAAGCTTTAATGGTGATCCAGTATTTTCTATAATGAATTAG
- a CDS encoding DUF881 domain-containing protein, whose protein sequence is MKKIQSQISVGIVSVLLSFMITYQLKSVMNQNKKLDDKKNVAQITLEIDQLKKQKEQLKANIDELQTQIKSYENAASSDNDMTKEIVKKLEDTRILTGSVDVEGEGVIIYITPRKEFFSGNDEVPVVQDYDIIKLINELNAGDAEAISVNDIRITSRTGIRSASNYITINNERISPTKRITIKAIGNRVNLKKVLEFPGVLDQFNQINQVGIDVKYEESSNIKIPKNNEILKFQYAKPINDDTNKDKLNRDK, encoded by the coding sequence ATGAAAAAGATTCAATCTCAAATTTCTGTTGGAATTGTATCTGTGCTTCTTAGTTTTATGATTACATATCAATTAAAATCTGTTATGAATCAAAATAAAAAATTAGATGATAAGAAAAATGTAGCTCAAATAACACTTGAGATAGACCAATTAAAAAAGCAAAAAGAACAATTAAAGGCCAATATAGATGAATTACAAACACAAATAAAAAGCTACGAAAATGCTGCATCTAGTGACAATGATATGACTAAGGAAATAGTTAAAAAGTTAGAGGATACTAGAATTTTAACAGGAAGTGTAGATGTAGAAGGTGAAGGAGTAATAATATATATTACACCAAGAAAAGAGTTCTTTTCAGGAAATGACGAAGTGCCAGTAGTTCAAGATTATGACATTATTAAACTTATAAATGAGTTAAATGCCGGAGATGCAGAAGCAATATCTGTAAATGACATAAGAATTACATCAAGAACAGGTATTCGTAGTGCCAGTAATTATATTACCATAAACAATGAAAGAATATCTCCTACTAAAAGAATTACAATAAAAGCTATAGGAAATAGAGTTAACTTAAAAAAAGTACTTGAGTTTCCTGGAGTTTTAGACCAATTTAATCAAATTAATCAAGTAGGAATAGATGTTAAGTATGAAGAGTCAAGTAATATAAAAATACCAAAAAATAATGAAATTTTAAAATTTCAATATGCAAAACCAATAAATGATGATACAAATAAAGATAAGTTAAATAGAGATAAATAG
- a CDS encoding stage V sporulation protein D, producing MAEKKYRDKSIIKRRMLIILSILLLLFFSLMCRLGYIMLAKSHDYKNIATDQWTSEVKIEARRGKIVDRNGHELAVSANVYRVDLDMNAIREVQKKNSSDKISDDEVATAIAKALNMDKNEVLKILQKRLPGGLPMGSATLKRRIEKEEADRARDVKIRGKKLRGIIVSPDTKRYYPNDNFLAQVLGHTRADGEGLTGVELQYNKELAGVPGVKIAETDIKSQDLPYTISEYTKPVPGKDVVLTIDEMIQHFCEKSADQAIKDNKAKAVTIMVMDPKTGEILGMANKPDYNPNSPWEEGKSFQELQKGWRNRAVSDTFEPGSIFKVITASAAMEEKVIDEENYRVTCTGAIKVADRIRHCAKKSGHGVETFPDIIKNSCNVGFIDVGRKLGAEKLNKHIYKFGFGKKTGIDLPGEASGIVKKTEDIGEGDLASISFGQANTVTCIQYMTALNAIANGGYLIKPHIAKEIVHYDDNNNKVIDKSFDYLVKEKKRIEDADVMERLRGYMERVVSEGGGRKAFIDGYKIAGKTGTAQKVVNGRYGAGKYIGSFASMAPSNDPKVTILVSIDEPDSSNYYGGQIAAPVAKQLYTDIFNYLSLQVGNGEKLLVKNAIVPEVRGLKKDAAIKALKDVKLNYDIDDKGDYIVDMTPKPGYAINEGGKVVLYTGSAKNYNKEVVVPNLKGYSKEKAAGLLKNLGIQVKFIGDGVVLDQSIAPGKAVDRGKATVVLTLKEVGD from the coding sequence GTGGCTGAAAAGAAATATAGGGACAAGAGTATAATAAAGCGGAGGATGCTTATAATTTTAAGCATACTTTTGCTTTTGTTTTTTTCTTTAATGTGTAGACTTGGATATATAATGCTAGCAAAATCTCATGATTACAAAAATATTGCTACGGATCAATGGACAAGTGAAGTAAAGATAGAGGCAAGAAGAGGTAAAATTGTTGATAGAAATGGACATGAACTTGCAGTAAGTGCCAATGTATATAGAGTAGATTTGGACATGAATGCAATAAGAGAAGTTCAAAAGAAAAATAGTAGTGATAAGATAAGTGATGATGAGGTAGCAACTGCAATTGCTAAAGCACTTAATATGGACAAAAATGAAGTGCTTAAAATTCTCCAAAAAAGACTCCCAGGTGGTCTTCCTATGGGATCTGCAACTTTAAAAAGAAGAATAGAAAAGGAAGAAGCAGATAGAGCTAGAGATGTTAAAATAAGAGGGAAAAAATTAAGAGGCATAATAGTATCTCCAGATACAAAGAGATATTATCCTAATGATAATTTTTTGGCACAAGTATTAGGACATACTAGAGCGGATGGTGAAGGGTTAACAGGAGTAGAACTTCAATATAATAAAGAATTAGCAGGAGTTCCTGGAGTTAAAATTGCTGAAACGGATATAAAAAGTCAGGATCTTCCGTATACAATATCAGAATATACAAAACCTGTGCCTGGAAAAGATGTAGTTCTTACAATAGATGAGATGATACAACATTTTTGTGAAAAGTCAGCAGATCAAGCAATTAAAGATAACAAAGCTAAGGCGGTTACCATAATGGTAATGGATCCTAAAACAGGAGAAATTCTTGGTATGGCAAATAAACCTGATTATAATCCTAATTCACCATGGGAAGAGGGAAAGAGCTTTCAAGAATTACAAAAGGGATGGAGAAATAGAGCTGTAAGTGATACATTTGAGCCAGGATCTATTTTTAAAGTAATAACTGCCAGTGCAGCTATGGAAGAAAAGGTTATTGATGAAGAAAATTATAGAGTTACATGTACAGGAGCTATTAAAGTTGCCGATCGTATAAGACACTGTGCTAAAAAGTCTGGACATGGAGTTGAGACTTTTCCAGATATAATTAAAAATTCATGTAACGTAGGATTTATAGATGTTGGAAGAAAGCTTGGAGCAGAGAAATTAAATAAGCATATTTATAAATTTGGATTTGGTAAGAAAACAGGAATTGACCTTCCAGGTGAGGCAAGTGGTATAGTAAAGAAAACTGAAGACATTGGTGAAGGTGACCTTGCATCAATATCTTTTGGTCAAGCTAATACTGTAACTTGTATTCAATATATGACAGCATTAAATGCAATTGCAAATGGAGGTTACTTAATAAAACCTCATATTGCCAAAGAAATAGTGCATTATGATGACAATAATAACAAAGTAATTGATAAAAGTTTTGATTATTTAGTAAAAGAGAAAAAAAGAATAGAAGATGCAGATGTTATGGAAAGATTAAGAGGATACATGGAACGTGTTGTATCAGAAGGTGGAGGAAGAAAAGCATTTATAGATGGATACAAAATTGCAGGAAAAACTGGTACAGCTCAAAAAGTTGTAAATGGTAGATATGGTGCAGGAAAATATATAGGATCATTTGCATCTATGGCACCTTCAAACGATCCTAAAGTTACAATACTTGTATCTATTGATGAGCCAGATTCATCTAACTATTATGGTGGACAGATAGCAGCACCAGTTGCAAAACAACTATATACTGATATATTTAATTATCTTTCTCTTCAAGTTGGAAATGGAGAAAAGTTACTTGTTAAAAATGCAATAGTTCCTGAAGTTAGAGGACTTAAAAAGGATGCTGCAATTAAAGCTTTAAAAGATGTTAAATTAAACTATGATATAGATGATAAAGGTGATTATATAGTAGATATGACACCTAAACCTGGATATGCTATAAATGAAGGTGGAAAAGTTGTACTTTACACAGGTAGTGCAAAAAATTATAATAAAGAAGTGGTTGTTCCTAATCTTAAAGGATATAGTAAGGAAAAAGCAGCAGGACTTCTTAAAAATTTAGGAATTCAGGTTAAGTTTATAGGGGATGGAGTTGTATTAGACCAAAGTATTGCCCCAGGAAAAGCAGTAGATAGGGGTAAGGCTACTGTGGTTCTTACATTAAAAGAAGTTGGAGATTAG
- a CDS encoding UDP-N-acetylmuramoyl-tripeptide--D-alanyl-D-alanine ligase has protein sequence MELLKFEEIVKAVRGKVHINSGNHKYNNISTDTRKITKDSIFVALKGDNFNANDYIVDASVKGSNLCIVDEIKFKDSDLNENTSIILVENTRKALLDLAELYRSKLDIKVIGITGSTGKTSTKDLTAAALSSKYKVFKTQGNFNNEVGLPLMIFSLDNSYDVAVLEMGMSNFDEIHRLAKVAKPDIALITNIGISHIENLKTRENILKAKMEITDFFNEDSVLIVNKENDLLKTVKSNDYKLMSIGFEKDVDYTAEDIFTDENHIEFTVCHKDEKERFNIPVPGKHNILNSMLAIVAGRTLGIEYDKLKQGIKNLSVTSMRLDIVKKDGFTIVDDSYNASPDSMRAAIDVINTIKGNRKIAILGTMKELGKDSYKFHKEVAEYAKENNIDFLITVGEFNEAYKEGYNNDINFMAFDTIEDASDFITNNLNKEDIILVKASRSMKFEYIVNKLKDKNI, from the coding sequence TTGGAATTACTAAAATTTGAAGAAATAGTTAAAGCGGTTAGGGGTAAAGTACACATAAATTCAGGTAACCATAAATATAATAATATTAGTACAGATACAAGAAAAATTACCAAAGACAGTATATTTGTAGCACTAAAGGGAGATAATTTTAATGCTAATGATTATATAGTAGATGCAAGCGTAAAAGGTTCTAATTTATGTATAGTAGATGAAATAAAATTTAAAGATAGTGATTTAAATGAAAATACATCTATTATATTAGTAGAAAATACTAGAAAAGCACTACTTGATTTAGCAGAATTATATAGAAGTAAATTAGACATAAAAGTAATAGGCATAACAGGTTCCACTGGAAAAACATCTACAAAAGATTTAACAGCAGCAGCATTAAGTTCTAAATATAAGGTATTTAAAACACAAGGTAATTTTAATAATGAAGTAGGATTGCCACTTATGATATTTAGTCTTGATAATAGTTATGATGTTGCAGTATTAGAAATGGGTATGAGCAACTTTGATGAAATCCACAGACTTGCAAAAGTTGCAAAGCCAGATATTGCATTAATAACTAATATAGGAATATCGCATATAGAAAACTTAAAAACTAGAGAAAACATTTTAAAGGCTAAAATGGAAATAACAGATTTCTTTAATGAAGATAGTGTTTTAATAGTAAATAAAGAAAATGATTTATTAAAAACTGTTAAATCAAATGATTATAAACTAATGAGTATTGGATTTGAAAAAGATGTGGACTATACAGCAGAAGATATATTTACTGATGAAAACCATATTGAATTTACTGTATGTCATAAAGATGAAAAAGAAAGATTCAATATACCAGTTCCAGGAAAACATAATATTTTAAATTCTATGCTTGCAATAGTAGCAGGAAGAACTTTAGGCATAGAATACGATAAATTAAAACAAGGTATAAAGAATTTAAGTGTTACATCTATGAGACTTGATATAGTAAAAAAAGATGGATTTACTATAGTTGATGACTCATATAATGCTAGTCCTGATTCCATGAGAGCAGCTATTGATGTTATAAATACAATAAAAGGAAATAGAAAAATAGCTATACTTGGAACTATGAAGGAGTTAGGGAAAGATTCATACAAATTCCATAAAGAAGTTGCAGAGTATGCAAAGGAAAATAATATAGATTTTCTTATAACAGTTGGGGAATTTAATGAAGCTTATAAAGAAGGATATAATAATGATATTAACTTTATGGCATTTGACACGATAGAAGATGCATCAGACTTTATAACAAATAATTTAAATAAAGAAGATATAATACTTGTAAAAGCTTCAAGAAGTATGAAATTTGAGTATATAGTAAACAAGCTTAAAGATAAAAATATTTAA